Proteins encoded within one genomic window of Humulus lupulus chromosome 1, drHumLupu1.1, whole genome shotgun sequence:
- the LOC133802682 gene encoding uncharacterized protein LOC133802682 isoform X2, with translation MFNAPFMYYLIGMYWQVCSKFFQRNCSMDPCRGMEELSFLLTTEAIKKAKRVSPTKGIANIAKRERNSGAKQLDALMKELAAPLRTYMESFPKRHTIHPYERSLIELTLGDGNYHYIISRIIVIR, from the exons ATGTTCAATGCCCCATTTATGTACTATTTAATAGGTATGTATTGGCAGGTTTGCAGCAAGTTTTTCCAACGAAACTGCTCGATGGATCCATGTAGAg GGATGGAGGAACTGTCATTTCTTTTAACAACAGAAG CAATAAAGAAGGCCAAGAGAGTTTCTCCAACTAAGG GCATTGCCAACATTGCAAAGCGAGAGAGAAATAGCGGTGCAAAGCAGCTTGATGCGCTGATGAAA GAATTGGCAGCTCCTTTGAGGACTTACATGGAGAGTTTTCCAAAGAGACATACTATTCATCCATATGAGCGATCTCTTATTGAATTGACTCTTGGAGATGGAAATTATCATTATATTATATCAAGAATTATTGTTATAAGGTAA
- the LOC133802682 gene encoding uncharacterized protein LOC133802682 isoform X4, translated as MFNAPFMYYLIGMYWQVCSKFFQRNCSMDPCRAIKKAKRVSPTKGIANIAKRERNSGAKQLDALMKELAAPLRTYMESFPKRHTIHPYERSLIELTLGDGNYHYIISRIIVIR; from the exons ATGTTCAATGCCCCATTTATGTACTATTTAATAGGTATGTATTGGCAGGTTTGCAGCAAGTTTTTCCAACGAAACTGCTCGATGGATCCATGTAGAg CAATAAAGAAGGCCAAGAGAGTTTCTCCAACTAAGG GCATTGCCAACATTGCAAAGCGAGAGAGAAATAGCGGTGCAAAGCAGCTTGATGCGCTGATGAAA GAATTGGCAGCTCCTTTGAGGACTTACATGGAGAGTTTTCCAAAGAGACATACTATTCATCCATATGAGCGATCTCTTATTGAATTGACTCTTGGAGATGGAAATTATCATTATATTATATCAAGAATTATTGTTATAAGGTAA
- the LOC133802682 gene encoding uncharacterized protein LOC133802682 isoform X3 produces MFNAPFMYYLIGMYWQVCSKFFQRNCSMDPCRAIKKAKRVSPTKDIGIANIAKRERNSGAKQLDALMKELAAPLRTYMESFPKRHTIHPYERSLIELTLGDGNYHYIISRIIVIR; encoded by the exons ATGTTCAATGCCCCATTTATGTACTATTTAATAGGTATGTATTGGCAGGTTTGCAGCAAGTTTTTCCAACGAAACTGCTCGATGGATCCATGTAGAg CAATAAAGAAGGCCAAGAGAGTTTCTCCAACTAAGG ACATAGGCATTGCCAACATTGCAAAGCGAGAGAGAAATAGCGGTGCAAAGCAGCTTGATGCGCTGATGAAA GAATTGGCAGCTCCTTTGAGGACTTACATGGAGAGTTTTCCAAAGAGACATACTATTCATCCATATGAGCGATCTCTTATTGAATTGACTCTTGGAGATGGAAATTATCATTATATTATATCAAGAATTATTGTTATAAGGTAA
- the LOC133802682 gene encoding uncharacterized protein LOC133802682 isoform X1, with translation MFNAPFMYYLIGMYWQVCSKFFQRNCSMDPCRGMEELSFLLTTEAIKKAKRVSPTKDIGIANIAKRERNSGAKQLDALMKELAAPLRTYMESFPKRHTIHPYERSLIELTLGDGNYHYIISRIIVIR, from the exons ATGTTCAATGCCCCATTTATGTACTATTTAATAGGTATGTATTGGCAGGTTTGCAGCAAGTTTTTCCAACGAAACTGCTCGATGGATCCATGTAGAg GGATGGAGGAACTGTCATTTCTTTTAACAACAGAAG CAATAAAGAAGGCCAAGAGAGTTTCTCCAACTAAGG ACATAGGCATTGCCAACATTGCAAAGCGAGAGAGAAATAGCGGTGCAAAGCAGCTTGATGCGCTGATGAAA GAATTGGCAGCTCCTTTGAGGACTTACATGGAGAGTTTTCCAAAGAGACATACTATTCATCCATATGAGCGATCTCTTATTGAATTGACTCTTGGAGATGGAAATTATCATTATATTATATCAAGAATTATTGTTATAAGGTAA
- the LOC133802682 gene encoding uncharacterized protein LOC133802682 isoform X5, producing the protein MEELSFLLTTEAIKKAKRVSPTKDIGIANIAKRERNSGAKQLDALMKELAAPLRTYMESFPKRHTIHPYERSLIELTLGDGNYHYIISRIIVIR; encoded by the exons ATGGAGGAACTGTCATTTCTTTTAACAACAGAAG CAATAAAGAAGGCCAAGAGAGTTTCTCCAACTAAGG ACATAGGCATTGCCAACATTGCAAAGCGAGAGAGAAATAGCGGTGCAAAGCAGCTTGATGCGCTGATGAAA GAATTGGCAGCTCCTTTGAGGACTTACATGGAGAGTTTTCCAAAGAGACATACTATTCATCCATATGAGCGATCTCTTATTGAATTGACTCTTGGAGATGGAAATTATCATTATATTATATCAAGAATTATTGTTATAAGGTAA